From Bos javanicus breed banteng chromosome 5, ARS-OSU_banteng_1.0, whole genome shotgun sequence, the proteins below share one genomic window:
- the LOC133247342 gene encoding keratin, type II cytoskeletal 6A encodes MSCKSTVKTQSISRRGFSAGSARVPGVCRSGFSSVSLSRSRGSGGLAGVCGGAGFGSRSLYGLGGSKRISIAGGSCVIGGGYGGRIGVGYGFGGGAGSGFGFGAGAGSGFGLGGGAGFGGGFGGPGFPVCPPGGIQEVTVNQSLLTPLNLQIDPTIQRVRTEEREQIKTLNNKFASFIDKVRFLEQQNKVLDTKWTLLQEQGTRTVRQNLEPLFEQYINNLRRQLDSILGERGRLDSELRGMQDTVEDFKNKYEDEINKRTAAENEFVKLKKDVDIAYMNKVELQAKVDALTDEINFLRTFYDAELAQMQTHISDTSVVLSMDNNRNLDLDSIIAEVKAQYEEIAQRSRAEAESWYQSKYEELRVTAGRHGDDLRNTKQEISEINRVIQRLRSEIDHVKKQCASLQSAIADAEQRGELALKDARNKLADLEDALQKAKQDMARLLKEYQELMNVKLALDVEIATYRKLLEGEECRLSGEGVGQVNISVVQSTVSGGYGGAGGYGGASGLGSGLGMSGGSGYSYSSGHSLGGGFSSGSGRAIGCGFGSSGGSSSTIKYTTTTSSSSRKGYKH; translated from the exons ATGTCTTGCAAATCCACCGTGAAGACCCAAAGCATCAGCCGCAGGGGCTTCAGTGCCGGCTCAGCCAGAGTCCCTGGGGTGTGCCGCTCTGGCTTCAGCAGCGTGTCCCTGTCCCGCTCCAGGGGCAGTGGTGGCCTCGCTGGAGTGTGTGGAGGAGCTGGCTTTGGCAGCCGCAGCCTCTATGGCCTGGGGGGCTCCAAGAGGATCTCCATCGCAGGGGGCAGCTGTGTCATCGGTGGTGGCTATGGCGGCAGAATTGGAGTTGGCTATGGCTTCGGGGGTGGAGCCGGGAGTGGATTTGGTTTTGGTGCTGGGGCTGGTAGTGGCTTTGGGCTCGGTGGTGGAGCTGGCTTCGGAGGTGGCTTCGGTGGTCCTGGCTTCCCTGTGTGCCCCCCTGGAGGCATCCAAGAGGTCACCGTCAACCAGAGTCTCCTGACTCCCCTCAACCTGCAAATCGACCCCACCATCCAGCGGGTGAGGACTGAGGAGCGGGAGCAGATCAAGACCCTCAACAACAAGTTTGCCTCCTTCATCGACAAG GTCCGATTCCTGGAGCAGCAGAACAAGGTCCTGGACACCAAGTGGACCTTGCTGCAGGAGCAGGGCACCAGGACTGTGAGGCAGAACCTGGAGCCTTTGTTCGAGCAgtacatcaacaacctcaggagACAGCTGGATAGTATCCTTGGGGAGAGAGGCCGCCTGGACTCGGAGCTCAGGGGGATGCAGGACACGGTGGAGGACTTCAAGAACAA ATACGAAGATGAAATCAACAAACGCACAGCAGCAGAGAATGAGTTTGTGAAGTTGAAGAAG GATGTGGATATTGCCTACATGAACAAGGTTGAACTACAAGCCAAAGTAGACGCTCTCACAGATGAGATCAACTTCCTAAGAACCTTCTATGATGCT GAACTGGCTCAGATGCAAACCCACATCTCAGACACTTCTGTGGTCCTCTCCATGGACAACAACCGCAACCTGGACCTGGACAGCATCATCGCTGAAGTCAAAGCCCAATATGAGGAGATCGCTCAGAGGAGCCGGGCTGAGGCTGAGTCCTGGTACCAGTCCAAG TATGAGGAGCTGCGGGTGACGGCGGGCAGACACGGGGATGACCTGCGCAACACCAAGCAGGAGATCTCTGAGATCAACCGAGTGATCCAGAGGCTGAGATCTGAGATTGACCACGTCAAGAAGCAG TGTGCCAGCCTGCAATCCGCCATCGCCGACGCTGAGCAGCGTGGGGAGCTGGCCCTCAAGGATGCCAGGAACAAGCTGGCTGACCTGGAGGATGCCCTGCAGAAGGCCAAGCAGGACATGGCCCGGCTGCTGAAGGAGTACCAGGAGCTCATGAATGTCAAGCTGGCCCTGGACGTGGAGATTGCCACTTACAGGAAGCTGCTGGAAGGCGAGGAGTGCAG GCTGAGTGGGGAAGGCGTTGGACAAGTCAACATCT CTGTGGTGCAGTCCACTGTCTCTGGTGGCTATGGTGGTGCTGGTGGCTATGGTGGTGCCAGCGGTCTCGGCAGTGGCTTAGGCATGAGTGGAGGAAGTGGCTACTCCTACAGCAGCGGTCACAGCCTTGGAGGTGGCTTCAGTTCTGGCAGTGGCAGAGCCATAGGGTGTGGCTTTGGCTCCTCTGGGGGCAGCAGTTCCACCATCAaatacaccaccaccacctcctcctccagcagGAAGGGCTACAAGCACTGA